From Acidimicrobiales bacterium, a single genomic window includes:
- the ahcY gene encoding adenosylhomocysteinase: MSTTTEPTTDFKVADLSLAPWGRKEIELAEVEMPGLMALRAEHGDARPLAGARITGSLHMTVQTAVLIETLVALGADVRWASCNIFSTQDHAAAAVAVGPEGTPDTPRGVPVFAWKGESLEEYWWCTRQALRWPDAADPGQAGGPNMILDDGGDATLLVHRGAEYEAAGAVPVAADDDNEEWKVVLDLLRRMQSEDPKYWTRVADGVMGVTEETTTGVHRLYQMFEQGSLRFPAINVNDSVTKSKFDNLYGCRHSLIDGINRATDVMIGGKVAVVCGYGDVGKGCAASLRGQGARVMVTEVDPICALQAAMEGYEVTTLERVMERADIVISATGNHNVITAEHMARMKHNAIVGNIGHFDTEVDMAGLGRMSDVRRVNIKPQVDEYVFPDGHSVIVLAEGRLLNLGCATGHPSFVMSFSFANQVLAQIELFARSGQYPIGVHLLPKVLDEKVARLHLDSLGVKLTQLTPDQASYIGVPVEGPYKPDHYRY; this comes from the coding sequence ATGTCGACGACGACCGAGCCCACCACCGACTTCAAGGTGGCCGACCTGTCCCTGGCCCCCTGGGGGCGCAAGGAGATCGAGCTGGCCGAGGTGGAGATGCCCGGCCTCATGGCCCTGCGGGCCGAGCACGGTGACGCCCGCCCGCTGGCCGGGGCACGGATCACCGGGTCGCTGCACATGACCGTGCAGACCGCGGTGCTGATCGAGACCCTGGTGGCGCTCGGGGCCGACGTGCGCTGGGCCAGCTGCAACATCTTCTCCACCCAGGACCACGCCGCCGCCGCCGTGGCCGTCGGGCCGGAGGGGACCCCCGACACCCCCCGGGGGGTCCCGGTGTTCGCGTGGAAGGGGGAGTCGCTCGAGGAGTACTGGTGGTGCACCCGCCAGGCCCTGCGCTGGCCGGACGCGGCCGATCCGGGCCAGGCCGGCGGGCCCAACATGATCCTCGACGACGGCGGGGACGCCACCCTGCTGGTCCACCGCGGGGCCGAGTACGAGGCGGCGGGGGCGGTGCCGGTCGCCGCCGACGACGACAACGAGGAGTGGAAGGTGGTCCTCGACCTACTGCGCCGCATGCAGTCCGAGGACCCGAAGTACTGGACCAGGGTGGCCGACGGCGTGATGGGCGTGACCGAGGAGACCACGACCGGGGTCCACCGGCTCTACCAGATGTTCGAGCAGGGAAGCCTCCGGTTCCCGGCCATCAACGTCAACGACTCGGTCACCAAGTCCAAGTTCGACAACCTCTACGGCTGCCGCCACAGCCTGATCGACGGCATCAACCGCGCCACCGACGTGATGATCGGGGGCAAGGTGGCCGTCGTCTGCGGCTACGGGGACGTCGGCAAGGGGTGCGCAGCGTCGCTGCGGGGCCAGGGCGCCCGGGTCATGGTCACCGAGGTCGACCCCATCTGCGCCCTGCAGGCCGCCATGGAGGGCTACGAGGTCACGACCCTCGAGCGGGTCATGGAACGGGCCGACATCGTCATCTCGGCCACCGGCAACCACAACGTGATCACAGCCGAGCACATGGCCCGGATGAAGCACAACGCCATCGTCGGCAACATCGGGCACTTCGACACCGAGGTGGACATGGCCGGCCTGGGCCGGATGAGCGACGTGCGCCGGGTCAACATCAAGCCCCAGGTCGACGAGTACGTGTTCCCCGACGGGCACTCGGTCATCGTCCTGGCCGAGGGGCGCCTCTTGAACCTGGGCTGCGCGACCGGCCACCCCAGCTTCGTGATGAGCTTCAGCTTCGCCAACCAGGTGCTGGCCCAGATCGAGCTGTTCGCCCGGTCGGGGCAGTACCCGATCGGCGTGCACCTCCTGCCGAAGGTGCTCGACGAGAAGGTGGCCCGGCTGCACCTCGACTCGCTCGGCGTGAAGCTCACCCAGCTGACGCCGGACCAGGCCTCCTACA
- a CDS encoding Trm112 family protein has translation MALDPQLLAILACPEDKGPLLYFESEDSLYNPRLRRRYAIRDDIPIMLIDEAETLGDDEHERLVAKAGAEGIKPTFEEGGTS, from the coding sequence GTGGCCCTCGACCCGCAGCTGCTGGCCATCCTGGCCTGCCCCGAGGACAAGGGGCCCCTCCTGTACTTCGAGTCCGAGGACAGCCTCTACAACCCGCGCCTGCGCCGGCGCTACGCCATACGCGACGACATCCCGATCATGCTGATCGACGAGGCCGAGACGCTGGGGGACGACGAGCACGAGCGGCTGGTCGCCAAGGCCGGGGCCGAGGGGATCAAGCCGACGTTCGAAGAGGGAGGTACCTCCTAG
- a CDS encoding bifunctional phosphoglucose/phosphomannose isomerase, translating into METLPLDSLGMMDVTLGLPEQVEAAADAGRGVEGLPRRELVENVVVLGMGGSGVAGDLLLAIAAPFMAVPVVVVKGYTPPAFVGEGTLVFAVSFSGDTEETLEAATEAAMQGAHIVAVTAGGELAHRATGWGAPVVPVPTDIPQPRAAIGAMAIPPLVVLEEIGLFPGASQWISLAVEQLRRRRDQLTGSAAVNPARELARRIGRTVPLVYSSGAVGATAAMRWKNQFNENSKVPAFWNTYPELCHNEICGWGQHGDVTRQLFTVVNLRTDSEHPQVMRRFELVDDIVREVVASVEEVVAQGEGDLAQLMDLVLFGDCVSLYLAAQEGVDPGPVPILGELKAALGAL; encoded by the coding sequence GTGGAGACGCTCCCGCTCGACAGCCTGGGGATGATGGACGTCACCCTCGGGCTGCCCGAGCAGGTCGAGGCGGCCGCCGACGCCGGGCGGGGGGTCGAGGGGCTGCCCCGGCGGGAGCTGGTCGAGAACGTCGTCGTCCTGGGCATGGGGGGCAGTGGGGTGGCCGGGGATCTGCTGCTGGCGATCGCCGCCCCGTTCATGGCCGTGCCGGTCGTGGTCGTGAAGGGCTACACCCCACCGGCGTTCGTCGGCGAGGGGACATTGGTGTTCGCCGTGTCGTTCTCCGGGGACACCGAGGAGACCCTCGAGGCCGCCACCGAGGCCGCCATGCAGGGCGCCCACATCGTGGCGGTCACCGCCGGGGGGGAGCTCGCGCACCGGGCCACGGGTTGGGGCGCCCCCGTGGTGCCGGTGCCGACGGACATCCCCCAGCCCCGCGCCGCCATCGGGGCCATGGCCATCCCCCCGCTGGTGGTGCTGGAGGAGATCGGCCTGTTCCCGGGCGCCAGCCAGTGGATCTCCCTGGCCGTCGAGCAGCTCCGGCGGCGGCGGGACCAGCTGACCGGATCGGCGGCGGTGAACCCGGCCCGGGAGCTGGCCCGGCGCATCGGGCGCACGGTGCCGCTCGTCTACAGCTCCGGGGCGGTCGGGGCTACCGCCGCCATGCGGTGGAAGAACCAGTTCAACGAGAACAGCAAGGTTCCGGCGTTCTGGAACACCTACCCGGAGCTGTGCCACAACGAGATCTGCGGCTGGGGCCAGCACGGGGACGTCACCCGCCAGCTGTTCACCGTCGTCAACCTCCGCACCGACTCCGAGCATCCCCAGGTCATGCGGCGCTTCGAGCTGGTCGACGACATCGTGCGCGAGGTCGTGGCTTCGGTCGAGGAGGTCGTGGCCCAGGGGGAGGGGGACCTGGCCCAGCTGATGGACCTGGTGCTGTTCGGTGACTGCGTGTCGCTGTACCTGGCGGCCCAGGAGGGCGTGGACCCCGGCCCGGTGCCGATCCTCGGGGAGCTCAAGGCGGCCCTGGGCGCTCTGTAG
- the manB gene encoding phosphomannomutase/phosphoglucomutase (converts mannose-6-phosphate to mannose-1-phosphate; the resulting product is then converted to GDP-mannose by ManC which is then used in the synthesis of mannose-containing glycoconjugates that are important for mediating entry into host cells), producing VITEHGGQGVRTRVGHSFIKAVMADTGAVFGGEHSGHYYFRDNYRADSGLIAAVVVLEMLSRSDTPLSDMRRPFERYADSGEINRPVVDAAAVLAAVEEHYGAAGATLDHTDGLTVDLGAWWFNLRPSNTEPLLRLNLEAPDERSCRRHVEEVLDLLDRANSSASPTKGR from the coding sequence GTGATCACCGAGCACGGGGGCCAGGGCGTGCGCACGCGCGTCGGGCACTCGTTCATCAAGGCGGTGATGGCCGACACCGGCGCCGTCTTCGGGGGTGAGCACTCGGGCCACTACTACTTCCGCGACAACTACCGGGCCGACTCGGGCCTGATCGCCGCCGTGGTGGTGCTCGAGATGCTGTCGCGCTCCGACACCCCGCTGTCGGACATGCGCCGGCCCTTCGAGCGCTACGCCGACTCGGGGGAGATCAACCGGCCGGTGGTGGACGCCGCCGCCGTGCTGGCCGCCGTCGAGGAGCACTACGGCGCCGCCGGCGCCACCCTCGACCACACCGACGGGCTGACGGTCGACCTCGGCGCCTGGTGGTTCAACCTGCGCCCGTCGAACACCGAGCCCCTGCTCCGCCTGAACCTGGAGGCGCCCGACGAGCGGTCGTGCCGCCGGCACGTGGAAGAGGTGCTCGACCTCCTCGACCGCGCCAACTCGTCCGCCTCCCCCACGAAAGGACGCTGA